One stretch of Schizosaccharomyces pombe strain 972h- genome assembly, chromosome: III DNA includes these proteins:
- the gta3 gene encoding protein Gta3, with translation MPFLKPSKVSLKRILQGNPPKPIGLTEYGHLLRLVGLREADSKEENERTILKLNEGIIQMHAIERLDTSFIKEPFRTLNHAINAESLPSLPDQEPWNVFQNAKKRDGQYFAVYSKLKDDSSNESPNKQ, from the coding sequence atgccatttttgaaacctTCAAAGGTTTCACTTAAACGAATTCTCCAAGGAAATCCACCCAAACCAATTGGCTTAACTGAGTATGGTCATTTGCTGAGGCTCGTTGGTCTTCGTGAAGCAGACTCTAAGGAAGAGAATGAAAGAACAATTCTAAAACTCAACGAAGGAATCATTCAAATGCATGCAATTGAGAGACTTGATACATCCTTCATTAAGGAACCATTTCGTACTTTGAATCATGCTATTAATGCGGAATCTCTACCATCATTACCCGATCAAGAGCCGTGGAATGTATTTCAGAATGCTAAGAAAAGAGACGGGCAGTACTTTGCCGTTTATTCTAAGCTAAAAGATGATTCCTCTAATGAATCTCCAAACAAGCAATAA
- the ubc12 gene encoding NEDD8-conjugating enzyme Ubc12: MRKIWELKKKEAQKEKNASGISPAQIRIQKDVTDLEIPSTMSTSWPDPIKLNVLHLEIRPDEGYYKGGKFKFRIQIDDNYPHDPPKVKCLNKIYHPNIDIEGNVCLNILRQDWNPVLNLNSILVGLQFLFLSPNAEDPLNKEAAADLHKDPQGFASRVRTAMKGGLVNGISFDNVMA, encoded by the exons ATGAGAAAAATTTgggaattaaaaaagaaagaagctcaaaaagagaaaaatgcGTCAGGGATTAGTCCAGCACAAATCCGAATCCAAAAAG ACGTTACAGATTTAGAAATCCCATCTACGATGTCTACAAGCTGGCCAGATCCTATAAAATTGAACGTGCTACATTTAGAAATCCGGCCTGACGAAG GGTATTACAAGGGTGggaaatttaaatttcgAATCCAAATCGACGATAATTATCCTCATGATCCTCCTAAGGTTAAATGTCTAAACAAA ATCTATCACCCAAATATCGATATTGAGGGAAACGTATGCCTCAATATTCTGCGTCAGGATTGGAATCCAGTGTTGAATTTGAATTCTATTTTGGTTGGATTgcaatttttattcttgTCACCAAACGCAGAAGATCCACTCAACAAAG AGGCGGCGGCTGATTTGCATAAAGACCCTCAAGGATTTGCATCTCGTGTGCGTACAGCCATGAAAGGTGGTCTTGTGAATGGAATTTCTTTTGACAATGTCATGgcttaa
- the bit61 gene encoding Protor homolog, Bit61, producing the protein MVGRGSFSSTSSASSINWIPKNTKTSIESVSNTISLSENGQNQDLETVTTKESNVGDSDTTENIKSPFNGQWPFSRRSSQSSSHPVFEETHWSKHSKRPGKLNVLTPTSPSNVNAEVQSISTKTQLSLLNLSPHKHKKPKDGLDLSALQKTLNGSRNFLRGRRDAGGIFGASIPQSLVTNQIINGFGAASLAFAKLGKVRSPLEGRFNLVPISADETWLIVESEVCSLYSGEALHYSLEDLNGILILHLQALIRDTKMNEFVGHLETLFRKATKCLSDSLSPVPEELFLNRIIETWLFFFSSVLPYVQGVFLPIKTKLFDEQEKTQLPYEVNEFCSTNREKLNVHRLALMTFRDYMVLPIANRIQICIGRAESAENALDNAGEVFARLFQILSLLASVRTNDSKEQEITNLATKVRCLLIAS; encoded by the coding sequence ATGGTAGGGAGGGGATCTTTTTCATCTACCTCGAGCGCCTCATCCATTAATTGGATTCCAAAAAACACTAAAACTAGCATTGAAAGTGTTTCTAACACTATTTCGTTGTCGGAAAATGGGCAGAACCAAGACTTGGAGACTGTTACTACTAAGGAATCAAACGTTGGCGACTCTGACACGActgaaaacattaaaagtCCGTTTAATGGACAATGGCCATTTAGCAGAAGATCTAGTCAAAGTAGCAGTCATCCGGTTTTTGAGGAAACACATTGGAGTAAGCATTCCAAGCGCCCAGGAAAGTTGAACGTTTTAACGCCTACTAGCCCTTCTAATGTTAATGCCGAAGTTCAAAGTATTTCTACGAAAACTCAATTATCGCTGCTTAACCTCTCTCCGCATAAGCATAAAAAGCCTAAAGATGGTTTAGATCTTTCTGCTTTGCAGAAAACGCTCAACGGGTCTCGAAATTTCTtaagaggaagaagagaCGCTGGGGGAATTTTTGGCGCTTCCATCCCACAATCACTTGTTACAAATCAAATAATCAATGGCTTCGGTGCAGCCTCTCTTGCATTTGCTAAATTGGGCAAAGTTCGCTCTCCTTTAGAAGGTCGCTTTAACCTGGTTCCCATATCCGCGGATGAAACTTGGCTTATTGTGGAATCCGAAGTTTGTAGTTTATATTCGGGTGAGGCTTTGCACTATTCTCTTGAAGATTTGAATGGAATTCTTATATTACATTTACAAGCTCTTATCCGTGATACGAAGATGAATGAGTTTGTTGGACACTTGGAGACACTATTCCGTAAGGCTACCAAGTGCCTTTCGGACAGTTTATCGCCTGTTCCAgaagaattatttttgaatcgTATCATAGAAACATGgctgtttttcttttcttccgTATTGCCATACGTTCAAGGTGTGTTTTTACCTATAAAGacaaaattgtttgatgaacaagaaaaaacacAATTACCCTATGAAGTAAATGAGTTTTGTTCCACAAATAGGGAAAAACTAAATGTCCATCGTCTTGCATTGATGACATTTCGCGATTATATGGTTTTGCCAATTGCAAATCGGATACAAATCTGTATTGGGCGTGCCGAATCTGCTGAAAATGCTTTAGATAATGCAGGAGAGGTGTTCGCTCGACTGTTTCAGATATTAAGTTTGTTGGCAAGTGTACGAACGAACGATTCCAAGGAACAAGAAATTACTAATTTGGCAACTAAAGTCAGATGCCTGTTGATAGCTTCCTAA
- the omh3 gene encoding alpha-1,2-mannosyltransferase Omh3 translates to MGIPKSSIYFCILLFCIISFYLQSSKDGPKELKVKYVFLKKATAKQRGESSLTDSDYFPKQPNMNATLFMLCRNRDIKDALVSIQSVEDRFNHRYHYPWTFMNDAPFTKEFITATSKMVSGDATYVQLNNEEWGIPINIDLNRMLKSIRDMTDDKVIYGFSLSYRIMCRFNSGFFYRNKALSHYDYYWRVEPGVEYSCDIPYDPFRKLSDENKAYGFVISMTDYYETLPSLWNVTRDFIHQNPQYLAQNNSLDFIVNDHQGLSGDYNLCHFWSNFEIANLNFFRSPAYTDYFAHLDKNYGFFYERWGDAPVHSLAASLFLNKSQIHYFEDFGYYHLPWYHCPTDVQSHATARCLCDPTGTIDYLPFSCAIKWLENINS, encoded by the exons ATGGGCATACCCAAAtcatcaatttatttttgtatactATTATTCTGCATTATTTCATTCTATTTACAGTCTTCTAAAGATGGGCCTAAGGAACTAAAAGTCAAGTATgtatttctaaaaaaagcCACAGCAAAGCAAAGAGGAGAGTCATCCTTGACAGATTCAGATTATTTTCCTAAGCAGCCCAATATGAACGCTACTTTGTTTATGCTTTGCCGTAATAGAGACATTAAGGACGCTCTTGTTTCCATACAAAGCGTCGAGGATCGGTTCAATCATCGCTATCATTACCCATGGACATTTATGAATGATGCCCCTTTTACTAAAGAATTTATAACAGCTACTTCAAAAATGGTGAGTGGGGATGCTACCTATGTCCAACTCAACAACGAAGAGTGGGGAATTCCTATAAACATCGATTTAAATCGTATGTTGAAATCAATTCGGGATATGACCGATGACAAAGTAATATATGGATTTTCACTGAGTTATCGGATCATGTGTCGCTTCAATTcaggatttttttatcgaaACAAAGCCCTTTCACATTATGATTATTACTGGCGCGTTGAACCCGGCGTTGAATATTCTTGCGATATACCTTA TGATCCTTTTCGAAAGTTGAGTGACGAGAATAAGGCGTATGGGTTTGTCATATCAATGACGGATTATTATGAAACCCTCCCTTCTTTATGGAACGTTACTCGAGATTTTATTCACCAAAACCCACAATATCTTGCACAAAATAACTCCTTGGATTTTATCGTTAATGACCACCAGGGGTTAAGTGGTGACTACAATCTCTGCCATTTTTGGagtaattttgaaattgccaatttaaatttctttcgaAGTCCTGCATACACAGACTACTTTGCGCACTTAGATAAAAATTATGGATTTTTTTACGAGCGCTGGGGGGATGCTCCCGTACATTCACTGGCAGCATCGCTATTTCTGAACAAATCGCAAATACATTACTTTGAGGACTTTGGTTATTACCATTTACCCTGGTACCATTGCCCTACGGATGTACAGTCGCATGCGACAGCTAGATGTCTATGCGATCCGACTGGTACGATTGATTATTTACCCTTCTCTTGTGCTATTAAATGGTTAGAAAACATCAATAGTTAA
- the arg1 gene encoding acetylornithine aminotransferase: protein MFQRRSLLSVRSSGSQIAFRRFVSLTHKDPTPDTTSCNIIKKEGANIISVYARYPVVAAKGEGSYLFDKEGRKYIDFTSGVAVTSLGHAHPEVARLAADQCSKLVHSSNLFYNEPAIELSNVINNSLAKNSGIAGPTKIFFANCGTEANETALKFARKAAFEKYGEGKSQIVYFNNSFHGRSLGSLSITANPKYKRGFQPLLPDVVQAVYNDPASIEQFVNDKTAAVIVEPVQGEGGICPAKPEFLIALRKACDKVGASLIYDEIQCGLGRSGDLWAHSIVKDVASPDIITVAKPLANGLPIGATIVSSKIAAEIHPGEHGSTFGGNPVACRVGTFCVNELGSSKILQNVRKQHKALTSRFDDFVAKYPNLIRGYAGRGLLLGLQFTEPPAKFIELARQQGLLLLPGGNNNTRVLPSLNVKDEVIAKGLDIMESTLKALSK, encoded by the exons ATGTTTCAAAGACGATCACTTCTCTCTGTTCGTTCGTCTGGTTCCCAAATCGCCTTTCGTCGATTTGTCAGC CTTACCCACAAAGATCCAACTCCTGATACAACCAGTTGCAATATTATCAAGAAGGAAGGGGCGAATATTATATCAGTTTATGCACGCTATCCAGTCGTAGCTGCTAAAGGTGAGGGCTCCTATTTGTTTGACAAGGAAGGTCGTAAATACATTGACTTCACCTCTGGCGTAGCTGTTACATCTTTGGGTCATGCTCATCCTGAAGTTGCTAGACTTGCCGCTGATCAATGCTCCAAATTAGTCCATAGTAGCAACCTTTTCTACAACGAGCCTGCCATTGAGCTATCTAATGTCATTAATAATTCTTTGGCAAAAAATAGCGGTATTGCTGGCCCcacaaaaattttctttgccAATTGTGGTACTGAGGCCAATGAGACAGCCTTGAAGTTCGCTCGTAAGGCAGCGTTTGAGAAGTATGGAGAAGGGAAGAGTCAAATTGTTTACTTTAATAACTCTTTCCACGGCCGTTCTTTGGGATCTCTTAGTATCACTGCGAACCCCAAATATAAACGTGGTTTCCAACCATTACTTCCTGATGTCGTCCAAGCCGTCTATAATGACCCTGCATCCATAGAGCAATTTGTCAATGACAAAACTGCGGCTGTTATTGTCGAGCCCGTTCAAGGTGAAGGTGGTATTTGTCCTGCCAAGCCTGAATTTTTGATTGCTTTGCGCAAGGCCTGTGATAAGGTTGGTGCTTCTTTAATCTATGATGAAATTCAATGCGGACTTGGTCGCAGCGGTGATCTTTGGGCCCATAGTATCGTTAAGGATGTCGCTAGTCCCGATATTATCACAGTTGCCAAACCTTTGGCTAATGGTCTACCTATCGGCGCCACCATTGTCTCCAGTAAGATCGCTGCTGAAATTCACCCTGGTGAACATGGCAGTACTTTCGGAGGTAATCCTGTTGCTTGCCGTGTAGGCACATTCTGTGTTAATGAATTAGGGTCATCCAAGATTCTACAAAACGTTAGAAAGCAACACAAGGCTCTTACTTCACGTTTTGATGACTTTGTTGCCAAATACCCTAATCTTATTCGTGGATATGCTGGTCGTGGTCTTCTTCTTGGTTTGCAATTTACCGAGCCCCCTGCTAAATTTATTGAGCTTGCTCGTCAACAAGGTCTTTTACTCTTACCAGGTGGAAACAACAACACCCGTGTCCTTCCTAGTTTGAATGTTAAAGATGAGGTTATTGCTAAGGGTTTGGATATCATGGAGAGCACTTTGAAGGCTTTAAGTAAGTAA
- a CDS encoding hydrolase, which yields MTKGTSKLLFMGTGCSSGIPNVCCLTLEKPTCRTCLASLTPEGRKNNRFNTSVLLQVDDGSGDRPKNILIDCGKHFYVSALKHFVEHKIRYLDAVILTHDHADAINGMDDLREWTLGFLQPSVKIYLTERTYKVIERSFPYMVNAKNATGGGSVPTFDFHVFSPDKPFKLDDIDISVTPLPVHHGVYFIEGKESQTYFCMGFRVGDMSYISDCNYVPPTTKKLMEGSNVVVVDALKHEPYPSHFSFKQAEEFIASLEHVPSRVLYTGFSHKVEHNETVKELSVLKVPTEPAYDGQIVEFHV from the exons ATGACCAAGGGAACAAGTAAACTGCTTTTCATGGGGACTGGTTGCTCTAGTGGTATTCCCAATGTATGTTGTTTGACACTTGAAAAACCAACTTGCCGTACTTGCCTCGCAAGTTTAACACCAGAAGGTCGTAAAAATAACCGGTTTAATACAAGCGTGTTATTACAGGTGGATGATGGGAGTGGAGATCGTCCAAAAAACATCTTAATCGACTGTggaaaacatttttatgTTAGCGCATTGAAACATTTTGTGGAGCACAAAATTCGATATCTTGATGCAGTCATCTTGACACATGATCATGCAGATGCCATCAATGGAATGGACGATTTACGAG AATGGACCTTGGGCTTTTTACAACCTTCTGTCAAAATATACCTAACTGAAAGAACTTATAAAGTTATTGAAAGGTCATTTCCCTATATGGTTAACGCCAAAAATGCTACTGGAGGTGGAAGCGTGCCTACTTTTGACTTCCACGTCTTTTCTCCAGACAAACCATTTAAGCTCGACGATATTGACATATCTGTTACTCCTTTACCTGTTCATCATGGCGTATACTTCATCGAAGGAAAGGAAAGTCAAACCTATTTTTGTATGGGATTCCGAGTTGGCGATATGTCGTATATCTCTGATTGTAACTACGTTCCTCCTACGACTAAGAAACTGATGGAAGGTTCCAATGTCGTAGTCGTTGATGCACTTAAGCATGAACCCTATCCTTCTCATTTCTCCTTTAAACAAGCTGAGGAATTTATTGCTAGTCTTGAACATGTTCCCTCCCGTGTGCTTTATACCGGCTTTTCTCACAAAGTTGAGCACAACGAAACCGTAAAAGAACTTTCAGTGTTGAAGGTTCCAACAGAACCTGCGTATGATGGTCAAATCGTTGAATTTCATGTttaa
- a CDS encoding mitochondrial ribosomal protein subunit L9 — MSIMKPTTRFFRFNSLELAVSPFQRIYGQLRFLRKQPKPFLVKLLNNEVSKLGRQGDVVSVTRGYYRNTLFPKKQAIAVDALKSMKAHLLQGSEFSTKTKE, encoded by the exons atgaGTATTATGAAACCGACAACTCGATTTTTTCGCTTCAATTCCCTTGAACTAGCAGTCTCACcttttcaaagaatttatGGGCAACTG AGGTTTCTTCGTAAACAGCCAAAACCGTTTTTGGTAAAACTGTTAAACAACGAAGTTTCAAAGCTAGGAAGGCAAG GTGATGTCGTCTCAGTGACAAGGGGATATTATCGAAATACACTTTTCCCCAAGAAGCAAGCGATTGCTGTTGATGCCTTAAAATCTATGAAAGCACATTTGTTACAAGGGTCCGAATTCTCGACGAAAACGAAGGAATAA
- a CDS encoding ER stress response thioredoxin family membrane disulfide oxidoreductase, with protein MKINLFFVFLFELLHFVAAYSCEGDESAAIEAMNVLQVPYEKYNTDPVCAFDNSTVVELSDKTWDHVIESGKWFVQLTAEGCANCTLGELLFNDLSHAFHEKYPDVHFARVYLSSSLELSVRLLISRIPSYYFIDNQNFYRVSPQVLPKNKAIALYEKDGFKSMKKEQGFFSVNGPLKSFYWVFGKALALYGHLSQKYTPLGMNVAIFGISAYIMYRSSKKAKQKQAAAAAAAAAKKK; from the exons atgaaaattaatttgttttttgtgTTTCTATTTGAACTTCTGCATTTCGTGGCAGCTTATAGTTGTGAAGGAGATGAATCAGCTGCCATTGAAGCTATGAATGTCTTACAGGTACCGTATGAAAAATACAACACAGACCCAGTTTGCGCTTTTGACAATTCCACCGTTGTCGAACTTTCAGATAAAACCTGGGATCATGTCATTGAATCTGGCAAATGGTTTGTGCAGTTGACTGCTGAAGGCTGTGCTAACTGTACTCTTGGAGAGCTACTTTTTAAC GACCTTTCGCATGCTTTTCATGAAAAATATCCGGATGTCCACTTTGCCCGTGTTTACTTGAGCAGTAGCCTCGAACTTTCTGTACGCTTACTCATTTCTCGGATTCCTTCTTATTATTTCATCgataatcaaaatttctACCGTGTTTCTCCTCAGGTTCTTCCCAAGAACAAGGCAATCGCCTTATATGAAAAAGACGGGTTCAAAAGTATGAAAAAAGAGCAAGGTTTTTTCTCTGTTAACGGGCCCTTGAAGTCCTTTTACTGGGTCTTTGGAAAGGCACTTGCACTTTACGGACACTTAAGTCAAAAATACACCCCTCTTGGAATGAATGTAGCTATTTTTGGGATCTCTGCCTACATAATGTATCGCTCTAGCAAAAAAGCGAAACAAAAACAAGCCGCTGCTGCTGCCGCCGCCGctgcaaaaaagaaataa
- the dip5 gene encoding amino acid transporter Dip5, with protein MSSIKSKTIIEPSENDIEKGEVDFVSSSISNFEEAYEEGPSLKREFKSRHVNMISVAGAIGTGLVIGSGSALLKGGPGSLFIAYLMTGINLYVVLISLGEMAAFSSDDKGFSGFSSRYVDKALGFATGWNYFFKYAIVYPTNLTAVGIVIHYWRPDLNVGIWVAVFLVVILAINLLHVKYFGEVEFWLSAVKILVLVTLIITCIVITSGGTPVHHKIGFHYWRDPGAFAPYLVEGSTGRFLGFWACLVQSCFAYVGSEVVGIAFGEAPNPEKTIRKSSFQSLFRIATFYVIGVFVLGLCVPYDSDILSSNASKGNAAASPFVVAIKLAQIKVMPDVINACLLVFIISSANSDIYIGSRTLYALAKEGYAPKILMLQTKQGIPWVGCLVTSSFGLLAFMNTKSSSATIFGYFSSAVTVFGTINWINILLSYICYHRATIVQQIPTERIPFRSWGQPYIAYASLIFTGLITFFNGYNAFIHGFKYRSFITSYIGIAAYVIMILGWKFTFKAKRVTSSTVDFRK; from the coding sequence ATGAGTAGcattaaaagtaaaacgATCATCGAACCCTCTGAAAATGACATAGAGAAAGGAGAGGTCGACTTCGTAAGCTCTTCAATCTCTAACTTTGAAGAAGCATACGAGGAAGGCCCTTCTCTAAAACGAGAGTTTAAGTCGCGACATGTAAACATGATTTCTGTAGCTGGTGCCATCGGCACTGGCTTGGTTATTGGCTCAGGCTCGGCATTGCTGAAAGGCGGACCAGGAAGCCTTTTCATTGCATATTTAATGACCGGAATAAATTTGTATGTCGTACTTATTTCTTTAGGAGAAATGGCTGCCTTTTCTTCAGATGACAAAGGTTTCAGTGGCTTTTCAAGCCGTTATGTGGACAAAGCTTTAGGATTTGCAACAGGATGgaattatttcttcaaatacGCTATCGTCTACCCGACAAATTTAACGGCAGTTGGTATTGTGATACATTACTGGCGACCAGATCTTAACGTAGGTATTTGGGTAGCCGTTTTTCTAGTGGTGATTTTAGCAATAAACTTATTGCAtgttaaatattttggCGAAGTTGAATTTTGGCTGTCAGCAGTGAAAATTTTAGTTTTGGTGACTTTAATTATTACTTGTATTGTGATTACCTCTGGAGGAACACCTGTGCATCACAAAATTGGATTCCATTACTGGCGAGATCCAGGTGCTTTCGCACCTTACTTAGTAGAGGGGTCTACTGGAAGGTTTTTGGGGTTTTGGGCTTGTCTAGTTCAGTCATGTTTCGCTTATGTTGGATCTGAGGTTGTAGGCATTGCATTTGGGGAGGCACCGAATCCAGAAAAAACTATCCGAAAATCTTCATTTCAATCTTTGTTTCGTATTGCAACCTTCTATGTTATTGGTGTGTTTGTATTAGGACTCTGTGTCCCATACGATAGCGATATTTTGTCAAGCAATGCTTCAAAAGGTAATGCCGCTGCATCCCCCTTTGTAGTAGCTATCAAACTGGCTCAAATAAAAGTTATGCCTGATGTTATCAATGCCTGTCTTCTTGTGTTTATTATTAGTTCCGCCAATTCTGATATTTATATTGGATCCAGGACTTTGTATGCTTTAGCAAAAGAAGGATATGCCCCCAAAATTCTGATGCTTCAAACAAAGCAGGGAATACCATGGGTTGGATGCTTAGTAACGTCTTCCTTTGGCCTTCTTGCGTTTATGAACACTAAAAGCTCTTCTGCAACGATCTTTGGATATTTCAGTAGCGCAGTTACTGTATTCGGTACCATCAACTGGATAAACATCCTTTTATCTTACATATGCTATCACAGAGCAACCATTGTTCAACAAATTCCCACAGAACGTATTCCTTTTCGTAGCTGGGGTCAACCATATATAGCTTATGCTTCATTAATATTCACTGGTTTGATTACGTTTTTTAACGGATACAATGCTTTCATTCACGGATTTAAGTATAGATCATTTATTACTTCTTATATAGGCATTGCTGCCTATGTGATTATGATTTTAGGATGGAAGTTCACATTCAAGGCGAAGCGCGTAACATCATCTACTGTTGATTTTAGAAAGTGA
- the gtr2 gene encoding RagC/D GTPase Gtr2 has product MKPRKIILMGLRRSGKSSIQKVVFYKMPPNETLFLESTSKLTQDHISSFIDFSVWDFPGQVDVFDAAFDFESIFTQVGALIFVIDAQDDYLDALARLHVTVARVVTINPNICIEVFIHKVDGLSDEFKIDTQRDIQQRTQDELADIGLENVPISFHLTSIFDHSIFEAFSRVIQKLIPQLPTLENLLNIFCSNSLVEKAYLFDVLSKIYVATDSSPVDVQSYEICSDFIDVILDIGSIYGRSSQLKPGHSPEILDETSSVIRLSNDLVLFLREMNQYLALICIVRADNFEKSGLIEYNVQCLQTAIQSIFSPRT; this is encoded by the exons ATGAAGCCTAGaaagattattttaatGGGACTTCGCCGTAGTGGCAAGTCATCAATCCAAAAGGTGGTGTTTTACAAGATGCCGCCTAACGAAACGTTGTTCCTCGAATCCACTAGCAAACTGACACAAGATCATATTTC ATCATTCATTGATTTCTCAGTTTGGGATTTCCCTGGCCAAGTAGATGTGTTTGATGCtgcttttgattttgagaGCATTTTCACTCAGGTGGGTGCCCTTATTTTTGTGATTGATGCTCAAGATGATTATCTCGATGCGTTAGCTCGTTTACATGTCACTGTAGCTCGTGTCGTCACCATTAATCCTAACATTTGCATCGAAGTGTTTATTCATAAAGTCGATGGACTTAGtgatgaatttaaaattgacaCACAACGTGACATCCAACAAAGGACACAAGACGAATTGGCCGATATAGGGCTTGAAAATGTACCTATCTCATTTCACCTTACCTCTATCTTTGACCATTCTATCTTTGAGGCCTTTAGTCGTGTTATCCAGAAACTAATCCCACAACTTCCCACTCTCGAAAACTTacttaatattttttgctcGAATTCTCTCGTCGAAAAGGCTTATCTGTTTGACGTTCTTTCGAAAATCTACGTTGCGACTGACAGTAGTCCAGTCGACGTCCAAAGTTATGAAATTTGCTCTGATTTTATTGACGTTATACTAGATATCGGTTCAATTTATGGTCGCTCCTCCCAACTCAAACCCGGTCATTCGCCTGAAATTCTTGATGAAACTTCTTCCGTTATTCGTCTCTCCAACGACCTTGTTCTGTTCCTGAGGGAAATGAATCAGTATCTCGCCCTCATTTGTATTGTGCGTGCCgacaattttgaaaaatctgGCTTAATAGAGTACAACGTTCAATGTCTACAGACAGCTATTCAGTCCATTTTCTCACCTAGAACATGA